In a single window of the Bradyrhizobium erythrophlei genome:
- a CDS encoding SDR family oxidoreductase, whose translation MKIVVIGGTGLIGSKTVAILHQGGHEVVAASPKSGINTITGEGLKEAMAGAQVVIDLANSPSFEDKAVLEFFETSGRNLLAAEAAAGVRHHVALSIVAIDRTDNGYFRAKVAQEKLIKASGIPYTIVRSTQFLEFLGGIADSSADGNLVRLPPVLFQPIASDDVAASVADVALAPPRNGIVEIAGPERAPFNEIVARYLKAVGDPREVVSDPEARYWGGRVDEHSLVPLGEARLGRIGFDEWLRRSQAAA comes from the coding sequence ATGAAGATTGTCGTGATCGGCGGCACCGGCCTGATCGGTTCGAAGACCGTCGCCATTTTGCACCAGGGCGGCCACGAGGTCGTCGCCGCCTCGCCCAAAAGCGGCATCAACACCATCACCGGCGAAGGCCTCAAAGAGGCCATGGCCGGCGCGCAGGTCGTGATCGACCTCGCCAATTCGCCCTCATTTGAAGACAAGGCGGTGCTGGAGTTCTTCGAGACCTCCGGCCGCAACCTTCTCGCGGCCGAGGCCGCAGCCGGTGTCCGTCACCATGTCGCGCTCTCCATCGTCGCAATCGACCGGACAGACAATGGCTATTTCCGCGCCAAGGTCGCCCAAGAGAAACTGATCAAGGCTTCCGGCATCCCCTACACCATCGTCCGCTCGACCCAGTTCCTGGAATTCCTCGGCGGCATCGCCGATTCAAGTGCGGATGGAAACCTGGTCAGGCTCCCGCCGGTCCTGTTCCAGCCCATCGCTTCGGACGACGTTGCTGCCAGCGTTGCCGATGTGGCGCTCGCGCCGCCGCGAAACGGCATCGTTGAGATTGCCGGCCCGGAACGAGCGCCGTTCAACGAAATCGTCGCCCGCTATCTGAAGGCGGTCGGCGACCCGCGCGAGGTCGTGAGCGATCCCGAGGCCCGATACTGGGGCGGCCGGGTTGACGAGCACTCGCTCGTGCCGTTGGGCGAGGCGCGCCTCGGCCGCATCGGTTTCGACGAGTGGCTCCGCCGCTCGCAGGCAGCAGCCTGA
- a CDS encoding tyrosine-type recombinase/integrase, whose product MPRRIQPLTAKQLDGVRPRDLEVVELGDGLLPGLRVRISRGGRFWSLNIRNSKGERRRFDVGDNISLAEARRRAETLKQAIKQGGDPTGERRVVRQRAKDARAGIGTLGSVINAYFDGDGASLRTKGEQQARIRHVFVKYLDRPGTEITVQELQRAADAHPSASSASRAITYLKPLARWAAKRGLMQRGFSELEKPMERSFEDGGHTVLDRDTLTLVLPEFDQGHHGPAAKLMLWTAARLDEVCSATWNEFDLDTGLWTVAAGRRKDTRSRTRRKQFPAQPHLIPLPRQAVSMLVKMREGKPTGVLVFPNAHGGKLDNWDRWSKSIFKRTGTSGWTRHDLRRTCATLAADLNVAPHIISIMLGHKTPEGNHLLGIYNKGRYRKQHGESLQAVADRLEAIEKGHDNVTALVGRQSELT is encoded by the coding sequence ATGCCAAGGCGCATTCAACCATTGACTGCGAAACAGCTGGATGGCGTCCGTCCGCGCGACCTTGAAGTTGTTGAACTGGGTGACGGTCTGTTGCCCGGCCTGCGAGTGCGCATCAGCCGAGGCGGTCGGTTTTGGTCGCTCAATATTCGTAACTCGAAGGGTGAACGGCGCCGGTTCGATGTCGGTGATAACATCTCCCTTGCGGAGGCACGGCGGCGCGCGGAGACGCTTAAACAGGCGATTAAGCAGGGCGGCGACCCGACTGGTGAACGTCGCGTTGTTAGGCAGCGGGCCAAGGACGCGAGAGCCGGAATAGGTACGCTCGGCAGCGTCATAAATGCGTATTTCGACGGAGATGGGGCGTCGCTGCGGACGAAGGGCGAGCAGCAAGCCCGTATACGACATGTATTCGTCAAGTACCTCGACCGACCGGGAACCGAAATCACCGTGCAGGAACTGCAACGGGCGGCCGACGCCCACCCGAGTGCGTCTTCGGCGAGCCGAGCCATCACCTACCTCAAGCCCTTGGCGCGGTGGGCCGCGAAGCGCGGGTTAATGCAACGAGGGTTTTCCGAACTGGAAAAGCCCATGGAGCGAAGCTTTGAGGATGGCGGGCACACGGTGCTTGACCGGGATACCCTCACCCTCGTGCTGCCTGAGTTTGATCAGGGACATCACGGCCCGGCCGCCAAGTTGATGCTTTGGACCGCCGCCAGACTGGACGAGGTCTGCTCCGCGACGTGGAATGAATTTGACCTTGATACCGGCTTATGGACGGTTGCAGCGGGGCGGCGGAAAGACACGCGCAGCCGGACCCGAAGGAAGCAGTTTCCGGCCCAACCTCACCTTATTCCTCTGCCCCGCCAAGCCGTTTCTATGCTGGTGAAGATGCGGGAGGGGAAACCTACGGGGGTGCTTGTGTTTCCGAACGCCCATGGCGGCAAACTCGATAACTGGGATCGCTGGTCGAAGTCTATCTTCAAGCGCACGGGAACGAGCGGTTGGACGCGTCATGACCTGCGAAGGACCTGTGCCACACTTGCTGCGGACCTCAATGTTGCGCCGCACATCATAAGTATCATGCTCGGTCACAAGACCCCCGAGGGCAATCACCTGCTTGGGATTTACAATAAGGGCCGCTACCGCAAACAGCACGGCGAGTCGCTGCAGGCTGTGGCTGACCGTCTTGAGGCAATTGAGAAAGGGCACGACAACGTAACCGCGCTTGTAGGCAGGCAGAGTGAGTTGACGTGA
- a CDS encoding cupin domain-containing protein → MTIKLVALVVLCLMTGTAVAQEPKVTSLMSKDLPENPGREALMITVEHAPGESSAIHRHNAHAFVYVLEGSVVMQLKGGQQVTLTPGQTFYEGPDDVHVVDRNASGTEPAKFLVLLIKDKGAPAVVPAQ, encoded by the coding sequence ATGACGATCAAACTCGTTGCGTTGGTTGTTCTGTGCCTCATGACCGGCACGGCGGTGGCTCAGGAGCCTAAGGTCACGTCGCTCATGTCCAAGGATCTTCCGGAGAATCCCGGCAGGGAGGCTCTGATGATCACGGTCGAGCATGCGCCCGGCGAGTCGAGCGCTATCCACCGACACAATGCACATGCGTTTGTGTACGTGCTGGAGGGTTCCGTCGTGATGCAGCTGAAGGGTGGACAACAGGTGACACTGACACCAGGACAGACCTTCTATGAAGGCCCTGATGACGTTCATGTCGTCGACCGGAACGCAAGCGGCACCGAGCCGGCGAAATTCCTGGTGCTCTTGATCAAGGACAAGGGCGCCCCGGCGGTCGTGCCCGCACAGTGA
- a CDS encoding outer membrane protein: MKSLFVLASLLALGAGGASAADLPMKARVMPAPVYSWTGFYVGGNAGGAWSQSDAVTTTIFSPTGYFASTSPGAIAIAGAQRVNTSGFTGGLTAGYNWQSSNWVFGIESDFNYFGLSGSSRASGIYPCCAPTGFTVSSSESSSWLITVRPRLGVLVTASLLLYGTGGLAVANVKSNFLFTDTFATAAESAAISTTRYGWTAGAGAEYGLMNGWSVKGEYLYADLGRSSTTSTNLTAFTPPIAFPSNIWNHSIDLRTNIVRIGLNYKFGGAY; encoded by the coding sequence ATGAAAAGCCTTTTTGTCTTAGCTTCCCTTCTTGCCCTCGGTGCGGGCGGCGCTTCGGCTGCTGATCTTCCCATGAAGGCACGGGTCATGCCTGCTCCAGTATACAGTTGGACCGGATTTTATGTCGGCGGGAATGCAGGTGGTGCATGGAGCCAGTCTGACGCCGTGACCACGACCATTTTCTCACCCACCGGCTACTTCGCGTCGACAAGCCCCGGCGCAATCGCGATTGCGGGCGCACAACGTGTCAACACCTCGGGTTTCACCGGCGGTTTGACGGCCGGCTACAATTGGCAATCCAGCAACTGGGTGTTCGGCATCGAGTCGGATTTCAACTATTTTGGTTTGAGCGGTTCGTCGAGGGCCTCGGGAATCTACCCGTGCTGCGCGCCGACCGGCTTCACCGTAAGTTCGTCAGAATCGAGCAGCTGGCTGATTACTGTCCGCCCACGTCTCGGCGTGCTCGTCACCGCGAGTTTGCTCCTGTACGGCACTGGTGGTCTCGCTGTGGCGAACGTGAAGAGCAACTTCCTATTCACCGACACGTTTGCGACTGCAGCGGAATCAGCCGCCATCTCCACGACGAGATATGGCTGGACCGCCGGGGCTGGCGCAGAATACGGCCTGATGAATGGATGGTCAGTTAAAGGCGAATACCTCTATGCCGATCTCGGCAGGTCCAGCACGACAAGTACCAATCTAACTGCCTTCACGCCGCCGATTGCTTTCCCTTCCAACATTTGGAACCACTCGATCGATCTGCGCACGAACATCGTCCGCATCGGTTTGAACTATAAGTTCGGTGGGGCGTACTGA
- a CDS encoding SRPBCC family protein — protein sequence MTKPAPETLSVVVEREIPYPPEKIWRALTQPHLIEEWLMKNDFKPVVDHRFNLRADWGSVDCQVVAVEPDKTLSYTWGAYGLESVVTWTLTATSTGTHLRMEQSGFRPDQQQAYQGAKAGWPRFVAALEQVVARID from the coding sequence ATGACCAAGCCTGCGCCCGAAACGCTCTCCGTCGTTGTCGAACGTGAGATACCTTATCCGCCGGAAAAGATCTGGCGCGCGCTCACGCAACCACACCTGATCGAGGAGTGGCTCATGAAGAACGATTTCAAGCCTGTCGTGGACCACCGCTTCAATCTTCGCGCCGACTGGGGCTCTGTCGACTGTCAGGTCGTGGCAGTCGAGCCGGACAAAACGCTGTCTTATACGTGGGGAGCCTACGGCCTCGAGAGTGTCGTCACCTGGACTCTCACCGCTACGAGCACGGGGACCCACCTGCGCATGGAGCAGTCGGGCTTCCGGCCGGATCAGCAACAGGCCTACCAAGGTGCCAAGGCTGGGTGGCCGCGGTTCGTCGCTGCGCTTGAACAGGTTGTGGCGCGGATAGACTGA
- a CDS encoding MBL fold metallo-hydrolase, whose protein sequence is MSLDNTSQPSANYCADKVNSKYIHGRPAPELVPSRYALKVGEIDVMVVSDGVLSLPGAMLGHNVDPAVRAAWLEDMFLPPDVLEWALNVVVVRSGGRTILIDAGMGAEFPDLPRAGRTVQRLEAAGIDLASVTDVVLTHMHMDHVGGLLVDGVRDRLRPDLRIHVAAAETKFWESPDFSHVSMPPGFPDALRRTAKRFLHEYQSQLRTFEEKHEVAPGVLVTRTGGHTPGHSVVRLASGGDRLTFAGDAVFQVGFEHPDWYNGFEHDPEEAARVRVRLLRELAANRESLVATHLSFPSVCHVAVAGDVFRWVPGPWEY, encoded by the coding sequence ATGAGCCTGGACAACACCTCACAGCCCTCGGCCAACTACTGCGCCGACAAGGTGAACTCGAAGTACATCCACGGTAGACCGGCGCCCGAGTTGGTTCCGTCGCGCTACGCGCTGAAGGTCGGCGAAATTGACGTCATGGTGGTCAGCGATGGGGTGCTATCGCTGCCAGGCGCGATGTTGGGCCACAACGTTGACCCGGCCGTCCGGGCGGCCTGGCTGGAGGACATGTTCCTGCCGCCGGACGTACTTGAGTGGGCGCTGAACGTGGTCGTGGTGCGTAGCGGCGGCCGGACCATACTCATCGACGCTGGGATGGGGGCGGAGTTCCCGGACTTGCCGCGGGCCGGGCGGACGGTCCAGCGACTGGAGGCCGCCGGCATCGATCTCGCATCCGTGACCGACGTGGTGCTCACCCACATGCACATGGACCACGTTGGCGGGCTGCTCGTCGACGGAGTGAGGGACCGGCTGCGTCCGGACCTGCGCATCCACGTGGCGGCCGCCGAAACCAAGTTCTGGGAGTCGCCCGATTTCTCCCACGTCTCCATGCCGCCGGGGTTCCCGGACGCGCTTCGGCGGACGGCCAAGCGGTTCTTGCATGAGTACCAGAGCCAGTTGCGGACGTTCGAGGAGAAGCACGAGGTGGCGCCGGGGGTGCTCGTCACACGCACTGGCGGCCACACCCCCGGACACAGCGTGGTCCGCCTGGCATCCGGCGGCGACCGGCTGACGTTCGCCGGCGACGCCGTGTTTCAGGTCGGGTTCGAGCACCCCGACTGGTACAACGGCTTCGAACACGACCCCGAGGAAGCGGCCCGCGTCCGGGTCCGTCTTTTGCGGGAACTGGCGGCGAACCGCGAGTCGCTGGTGGCCACTCACCTGTCGTTCCCGTCCGTCTGCCATGTGGCGGTCGCCGGCGACGTCTTTCGTTGGGTACCGGGCCCCTGGGAGTACTGA
- a CDS encoding ArsR/SmtB family transcription factor: MPNAHNLLFRTLADPTRRALFERLCREGEQTVGALTAQSGVSQPAVSKHLGVLKQAGLVRDRHEGRQTHYSAQLGALSPLIDWTSQMAGFWQSRFDHLEDLLKRMDQ; this comes from the coding sequence ATGCCGAACGCTCACAATCTGCTCTTCAGGACGCTGGCCGATCCGACCCGGCGGGCTCTGTTCGAACGATTGTGCCGTGAAGGCGAGCAGACGGTGGGGGCCCTGACGGCTCAGTCCGGGGTCTCGCAACCGGCCGTCTCAAAGCATCTCGGGGTCCTGAAGCAGGCCGGGCTGGTGCGCGACCGCCACGAAGGCCGCCAGACGCACTATAGCGCGCAGCTCGGCGCCCTGTCCCCGCTGATCGACTGGACCAGCCAAATGGCCGGCTTCTGGCAAAGCCGGTTCGATCACCTCGAAGATCTCCTCAAAAGGATGGACCAATGA
- a CDS encoding nitroreductase, translated as MDVYEAVTSRRAVRGFKDEPVSREVLERVLSAAAWSPSGSNIQPWNTYVLTGAPLAELKTRAVERVCHGDPWDERQYEMYPPALKSPYGERRSAFGKERYSALGIAREDWEARQRAAIGNWNCFGAPAALFCYIDRDLGRPQWADVGMYLQTVMLLLRAEGLHSCPQMAWSQVRETVAEILSPSDGLILFCGMSIGYEDPTVSYARTGRAPLDETVAFVGG; from the coding sequence ATGGACGTATATGAGGCAGTCACAAGCCGACGGGCGGTGCGCGGATTCAAAGACGAGCCTGTGTCGAGGGAAGTGCTTGAGCGCGTGCTGTCCGCCGCAGCTTGGTCGCCGTCCGGATCGAACATCCAGCCGTGGAACACCTACGTGCTGACCGGCGCGCCGCTGGCCGAGCTCAAGACGCGCGCCGTCGAACGCGTGTGCCACGGCGACCCTTGGGACGAGCGGCAGTACGAGATGTACCCGCCCGCGCTGAAGTCCCCGTACGGGGAGCGCCGATCCGCGTTCGGCAAGGAGCGCTACAGCGCGCTCGGCATTGCGCGCGAGGACTGGGAGGCGCGCCAGCGGGCGGCCATCGGCAACTGGAACTGTTTCGGCGCGCCCGCCGCCCTGTTCTGCTACATCGACCGCGACCTGGGCCGGCCCCAATGGGCCGACGTCGGCATGTATCTGCAGACCGTCATGCTGCTGCTCCGCGCCGAGGGGCTGCACAGTTGCCCGCAGATGGCGTGGTCGCAGGTTCGCGAGACGGTCGCGGAGATCCTGTCACCCTCGGACGGGCTCATCCTCTTCTGCGGCATGTCGATCGGGTACGAGGACCCCACGGTGAGTTACGCCCGTACGGGCCGCGCCCCGCTCGACGAGACGGTCGCGTTCGTCGGCGGTTAG
- a CDS encoding DUF1801 domain-containing protein, with protein MKKKGSGSKEVTAGDSPSRLIDARIKELNDWRGETLARIRTLIRQADPEVVEEWKWRGVPVWSHGGIICTGETYKNVVKMTFAKGASLEDPSGLFNSSLEGNTRRAIDLHEGDRIDERALKALIRAAVALNMSVRAAAGPARSRNRPQSA; from the coding sequence ATGAAGAAGAAGGGGAGCGGCTCGAAGGAAGTAACAGCAGGAGACTCTCCCTCCCGGCTGATCGATGCGAGAATCAAGGAGCTCAATGATTGGCGCGGCGAGACGCTCGCTCGAATCCGAACTCTCATCAGGCAAGCCGACCCCGAAGTGGTCGAGGAGTGGAAGTGGCGAGGGGTTCCGGTGTGGTCGCACGGCGGAATCATCTGCACCGGTGAGACGTACAAGAATGTCGTGAAGATGACCTTCGCCAAAGGCGCCTCGCTGGAGGACCCTTCAGGCCTGTTCAACTCCAGCCTCGAAGGCAACACCAGGCGCGCCATCGATCTCCACGAGGGCGACAGGATCGATGAAAGGGCGTTGAAGGCGCTCATTCGCGCGGCCGTCGCACTGAACATGTCGGTGCGAGCTGCGGCTGGCCCCGCGCGCTCCCGGAACAGACCGCAGAGCGCTTGA
- a CDS encoding primase-helicase family protein, which produces MSMFGSDHVETGIEEAAAHLANLTETTEPEPDCFATSVEAAQQSSLGSGQANQSRSSNPALDFLDDIFGPDKRHLIGIKKTNGKTEIKAQHFDAADRAGQQAFITENGNASFDLYFTPNPVKGTLHKKASKNDIVEARHLWVDLDPRKTEPLEAERAAMLELLTNKLPNGLPRPNRVIDSGRGFWGYWKLDKPAAVDGSKNNVNGPLTEAVESYGRGIEQAFGDHFADGCRNIDRIARLPGTVNSKTSMLASVLQDFTHDAAHAIESFPQHVEAPKDQGDQHGGHFEPSDEYDQIDPTDPLLAKLPARWLEMLSEGDYAAAYGGDRSRAEMAFATAAMRAGIDESTIARCLMDERRAFGSNTRTSDRLLIRVIEKAHQYADNPVLEQMNREFAAGFIGNKFRIAKFDLHPRYPLQRKVEFLSKDDFINGVVNPRVHVPKFDQDGKQDGTKPAPRGAYWFALPGRNEFDAVTFQPGAPPIIEVEREGRIHRTINTYSGFSVTPDFVKSEEKCAKFLEHIRENIAGGDEALFKYILDWMASGVQHPDDPGRSAISMRGNPGCGKGVFALGYGRLFGQHFLHATQREHVTGKFNAHQAETCLIFVDEALYAEIEKDTQILKTMVSETTKMLERKGIDPIQIDNYARQIFATNDEHPIQIEHNDRRYPSIYVRENDAFAHERDEVEKAKKRKAYFLPIVAELKNGGSEALLGLLLQRDIRDFNAEAIPETHERRQQKLNSASPGDKVIIEFAQDACLPGAMPKRPWIARAHGERWLPKHLQTPGLYDVMKARGGAKLARMSDTALSGILKAWRFKSKPLGNSRGWEAPQLLDLRRSINDKFPAVEFDGRKEWMAHDQQDSEDPGASTGGTQTAQSAADTGHPDEADLALDELVSPLKKEKHDLVEETVSPPVKPSSSRVHRKQANLVDPVTGLTSPAAVSAFVRGASRQGL; this is translated from the coding sequence ATGAGCATGTTTGGGAGCGACCATGTTGAGACGGGCATAGAAGAGGCCGCCGCCCATCTTGCCAACCTGACCGAAACCACCGAGCCCGAGCCAGACTGCTTCGCAACCTCTGTGGAGGCTGCGCAGCAATCGTCGTTGGGGTCCGGTCAGGCAAATCAGAGCCGGTCATCGAACCCGGCGCTAGATTTTCTTGACGATATTTTTGGCCCGGATAAGCGGCACCTTATTGGGATCAAAAAAACCAATGGGAAGACTGAAATCAAAGCCCAACATTTCGACGCGGCCGACCGCGCGGGACAGCAAGCTTTCATTACCGAAAACGGCAACGCCAGCTTCGATCTCTATTTTACCCCGAACCCCGTTAAGGGAACTCTTCACAAGAAAGCCAGCAAAAACGACATTGTCGAAGCGCGTCATCTTTGGGTAGATCTTGACCCGCGGAAGACTGAGCCACTTGAAGCCGAGCGCGCCGCCATGCTTGAGCTTCTCACAAACAAATTGCCTAATGGATTGCCGCGGCCGAACCGCGTGATTGATAGCGGTCGCGGCTTCTGGGGCTATTGGAAACTCGACAAGCCGGCGGCGGTGGACGGCAGCAAGAATAACGTGAATGGACCGCTCACCGAGGCCGTCGAATCCTACGGCCGCGGTATCGAGCAAGCCTTCGGCGACCACTTCGCCGACGGCTGCCGCAATATTGACCGCATCGCCCGATTGCCCGGAACAGTCAACAGCAAGACCAGCATGTTGGCTAGCGTGTTGCAAGACTTTACCCACGATGCTGCGCACGCGATTGAGAGTTTCCCGCAACACGTCGAGGCGCCCAAGGATCAAGGAGATCAACATGGGGGGCATTTCGAACCATCGGACGAATATGATCAGATTGATCCAACCGATCCGTTGTTGGCTAAGCTTCCCGCTAGATGGCTTGAGATGTTAAGTGAAGGAGATTATGCGGCTGCGTATGGTGGCGACCGCTCGCGCGCCGAGATGGCCTTTGCGACCGCAGCCATGCGCGCCGGCATCGATGAGAGCACCATCGCGCGATGCTTGATGGACGAGCGCCGGGCGTTTGGCAGCAATACTCGAACGTCCGATCGGCTCTTAATTCGCGTGATCGAGAAGGCTCACCAATACGCGGACAATCCTGTGCTTGAGCAGATGAATAGAGAGTTTGCTGCAGGCTTCATCGGCAACAAGTTTCGCATAGCAAAGTTCGATCTGCACCCGCGATACCCGCTGCAACGGAAAGTCGAATTTCTATCGAAGGACGATTTTATAAACGGCGTTGTAAACCCAAGGGTGCACGTGCCCAAATTCGACCAGGACGGCAAACAGGATGGCACGAAACCGGCACCGCGCGGCGCATATTGGTTTGCCTTGCCCGGCCGCAACGAATTTGACGCCGTGACCTTTCAGCCCGGCGCGCCGCCAATCATTGAGGTCGAGCGCGAGGGTCGTATTCATCGGACCATTAATACTTATTCGGGCTTCTCGGTCACACCGGACTTCGTGAAGAGCGAAGAAAAGTGCGCCAAGTTCTTGGAGCACATTCGTGAGAACATCGCCGGTGGCGATGAGGCGCTGTTCAAGTACATCCTTGATTGGATGGCGAGCGGCGTTCAACACCCGGATGATCCTGGACGTTCCGCAATCAGCATGCGCGGCAATCCAGGGTGTGGGAAGGGTGTCTTCGCATTGGGGTACGGCCGGCTATTTGGTCAGCATTTCCTACACGCAACACAGAGGGAGCACGTTACCGGCAAGTTCAATGCGCACCAAGCTGAAACTTGTTTGATCTTTGTCGATGAAGCCCTGTATGCAGAAATCGAAAAGGATACGCAAATCCTAAAAACCATGGTTTCTGAAACGACGAAGATGCTAGAACGCAAAGGGATCGACCCGATCCAGATCGATAACTATGCACGCCAGATTTTCGCTACCAATGACGAACACCCAATTCAGATTGAGCACAACGACCGGCGGTATCCGTCAATCTATGTTCGGGAAAACGATGCGTTCGCGCATGAGAGAGATGAAGTTGAAAAGGCCAAGAAGCGGAAGGCCTACTTCCTGCCTATTGTTGCGGAGCTAAAGAATGGCGGTAGCGAGGCTCTTCTCGGGCTCCTCCTGCAGCGCGATATCCGGGACTTCAACGCGGAGGCGATACCCGAAACTCACGAGCGGCGTCAGCAAAAGCTCAATTCCGCATCGCCCGGTGACAAGGTAATCATAGAATTTGCGCAAGATGCATGCCTGCCAGGAGCCATGCCGAAACGGCCGTGGATCGCGCGTGCGCATGGCGAAAGATGGTTGCCTAAGCATCTTCAAACGCCGGGTCTGTACGACGTGATGAAAGCACGCGGTGGTGCGAAGCTCGCACGCATGAGCGACACGGCGTTGTCGGGCATCTTGAAGGCCTGGCGCTTCAAATCAAAGCCATTGGGCAACAGTAGAGGATGGGAAGCACCACAGTTGCTGGACCTGCGCAGGTCGATCAATGACAAATTCCCGGCGGTTGAATTTGACGGCCGCAAAGAGTGGATGGCTCACGATCAGCAGGATAGCGAAGACCCGGGGGCAAGTACCGGCGGAACCCAGACAGCGCAATCGGCCGCGGACACCGGCCATCCCGACGAGGCAGACTTAGCCTTGGACGAGCTAGTGAGCCCGCTCAAAAAAGAGAAGCATGATCTTGTTGAGGAGACCGTTTCTCCGCCGGTCAAGCCGTCGAGCAGCCGCGTGCACAGGAAGCAGGCGAACCTCGTTGATCCAGTAACGGGCTTGACCTCGCCGGCGGCGGTATCTGCATTCGTGAGGGGAGCCTCGCGTCAAGGACTATAG
- a CDS encoding DUF4145 domain-containing protein, whose amino-acid sequence MTTFIIDCPRCRAKVGVAETGCAQRTGWDDEASEPYGDKIIVGLCPSCSIPIAGYAQQTNFKGYEGDDYDGWSDVIRVYPKPPKTFSSHRIPRTVTHSLLEADRTLQAGAYLATCVMFGRAFESLCRDILEKHAADKTKKRIMLGAGIRVLRDRNIIDQRLFDWSQQLQAFRNLAAHGEDFYISRDDAEDLQAFMHAIIEYIYDLTDRYEEFKERAEFRKKPKSIAEMFGSITKPHDPP is encoded by the coding sequence ATGACGACGTTTATTATCGACTGCCCGCGATGCCGGGCAAAAGTTGGCGTTGCTGAAACTGGTTGCGCCCAGCGAACTGGATGGGATGACGAGGCCAGCGAGCCATACGGCGACAAGATCATCGTTGGCCTTTGCCCAAGCTGCTCTATTCCTATCGCTGGATACGCTCAGCAGACGAACTTCAAGGGGTACGAAGGCGATGACTATGATGGATGGTCAGATGTAATAAGAGTGTATCCCAAGCCACCCAAAACGTTTTCCAGCCACAGAATTCCGAGAACCGTCACTCACTCGCTCCTCGAGGCAGATCGCACGCTGCAGGCAGGTGCCTATCTGGCGACCTGCGTCATGTTTGGACGCGCGTTCGAATCCCTGTGCCGTGACATATTAGAAAAGCACGCTGCCGATAAAACAAAGAAGCGAATCATGCTTGGCGCCGGTATCAGGGTCTTAAGAGACCGGAATATCATCGATCAACGTTTGTTCGATTGGAGCCAGCAGCTTCAAGCCTTTCGAAACCTAGCCGCGCACGGTGAGGACTTCTATATCTCACGCGACGACGCCGAGGATTTACAGGCCTTCATGCACGCTATCATTGAATACATTTACGACCTGACAGATCGCTATGAAGAGTTCAAAGAGCGCGCGGAATTTCGAAAAAAACCAAAATCTATAGCTGAGATGTTCGGCTCGATTACAAAACCGCACGATCCGCCTTAA
- a CDS encoding helix-turn-helix transcriptional regulator, which translates to MTAAANRRTLRIWQVVEKVGLSGPTIWRLCSSGEFPKPIKISKGCTAWLEHEIDQLIDAKAAEREPTA; encoded by the coding sequence ATGACTGCAGCAGCGAACAGGCGGACCCTGCGCATTTGGCAGGTAGTTGAAAAGGTAGGTCTTAGTGGGCCCACGATCTGGAGGCTATGTTCTTCAGGGGAATTTCCTAAGCCTATTAAGATTTCAAAGGGTTGCACCGCGTGGCTTGAGCATGAGATCGACCAACTGATTGATGCCAAGGCTGCCGAGAGGGAGCCGACAGCATGA